Within the Leptospira johnsonii genome, the region GGAAGGGGTTATAGATACAATACTGGAAAGATCCGCATTCCATTCTCTCCTATGGCGGTAGCGGAAGATTTTTATATCCATTTAGGTCCGGATCCGGAGATCACAAGAACGCTGATTATCAAACGTTACGGTGGGAAATCGGAAATAGAGGACGGGGAAGTTGTAGTCTCCAAGGAACAATTGGAAGAATACAAACGTAGCGAGCAATATGGCACGAGTAAGTTTTAAAAGACAGAATCCTCTTAAAAAGAGACAGGGTTTTACTATTTTAGAAATGACCTTGGCGTTTGCGCTCGCCGCCGGTTGGCTTCTTTATGTACTAATGGTAGTTTCCGAAGGGATTCGACTCAAAAAAGTGGCAGCTCTCCAAATAGAAGCCACTCATTTAGCAAAAATTAAAATGGCCCAGATAGATTCCGCCACCATTCTACAAGCGGACACAAGTTCTGGAGACATTCCAGGTTACAAAGACTGGAAATTTACCACAATCATCAAAGAAGAGAACTTGGATCTTCTGAAAATGGCCGGAAAAGAAAGCGGCAAAAAGCCAGAGGATTTACTGGGAGGTACAAATTCCAGTATGAACCAGCTGATCGCAAAACGAACCGGTAATAACCAAGGTTCCGCAACAGGCGGACTTATCGCAGTATTTCATATTTATGTAACGATAGAATATCCTACAGGCGGAAGGGATAACCAAGGAATTCCAGTAAAGGAACAATACACGATCGAGACCTATAAGGCGAGAATGAACTGATATGGGACCTTCTTCTTTACATTCAGTTTTTCTTAAGCTTCTTCGAAAAAGAAGAAGATCCGGATTTACGTTAATAGAATTAACTATAGTCGCAGCATTACTAGGCGTTCTGCTCGGAATGGTATTCGGGACCTATGCAACCATACTAAAAGTCACCCGGCCCACATCAGGCTCGGAAGGTGTGGATAGAGAAAAAGCGATCTCTGTGATCGAAAATATTCGAAGCACTTTGACCATGACATTTTATTTCCAAACCGAAAAAAACCTAGTCTTCGTGAGTAGAAAAGGACGCAAATCTGAAGATGGGCCAAGACATCCGGGTGAAAGTACCAAGGATCATTTTATAGTATTCGCTGCAGTCCACCCTAACTCGGAAGAAGTTGCTCTTCCTGAAGTAAGAGAAGTAGAATATTATCTAAAACAAAAAGACGGTACCGATTATTATAAATTGATGAGAAGAGAAGATGAGATCGTGGACAAGTATCCTTTCGTAGGCGGACAAGAATACGAGTTATTAGATAATGTAAAATCTCTCTCCTTTAAATTTTCCAAAACAGGAAAGGAATGGGAAGAAGAATGGGATTCTTTCCAAAGAAAAAGTATCCCTCGTCTTATCAGAATAGAGATCATTGCGAACATGGGAAATAAGGAAAGACGTTTTGAAACTCTTGCCTTCCCAGGGATGCTTATGAAATGAATTCGGGTTTGGGTCTAAAAGGCAGAAGATTCTCCAGAAGAAGGGGAGCCATCGTACTGCTCCTAGTCGGAGGAATAGGTGTCGCCGCCTTAACTACCACTTTGGATTTTGCAGAAAGATCCATGGCAGAGTATAAAATTTCCCAAGGTGAAATGTCAGGATTCAAGGCTTCTCTTTTGGCGAAGGCGGGATTCCAAGGAGCTTTGGCCGCACTTAGAAAAATCCCAGAAGAACAATTGTACCAATCCGGGATAGGCCTAAATCCGCCACCGGTCCCAATGGGAGGAGGATGGATCTACTACAAGATCCAGGGAGAAGACGGAAAAATTAATCTGAATTCTATCTTCAACGCTGATACAAAGGAACTGAATTTAAGAAACCAAGAAATGGCCCAAAGACTTCTGGAACGTTTGGGAATGAAGAGGGACCTTTTTAATCCGGTAATAGATTGGTTAGATGATGATAGTCAGGGGAATTTCGAAATTTCTTATTATGAAAAACTGACTCCGCCTAGAAAGATTAAAAACGCATACATGTATTCTCTTTCCGAGCTTACCTCGGTGAAAGGTTTCGATCCTAAAATAGTGTATGGCTCCCAAAAACCTCCGGACTATGAGCAAAAATATTCCAAGGATTTTATGTCCGACGAGGAAAAAAGCCTGATCGGAGAGTCCGATTTCGTACTGGCAAATAATTTGACCGCATTTGTTCCCTTCCAGAGAAACTACGACGATAGAATCAACTTGAACGCCGCACCGTACTTCGTTTTAATGTCTCTATCCGATTTTATGAACCGCCAGTCCGTTCTTCAGATCATGAAAATGAAAATAAAAAAAGGCGGCTATCTGAAGGAAATCAAAGATCTGGAAACCATCCCTGAATTCCAAGTGCCTTCTGTGGGCGGGCTTTCCCTCTATAAAGAATTAGCAGGAGAAGGAACCGACGTCTCCGGTGGAAGGATCAAAACAAAGGGTGAAATATTCCGGATCAGCGCGGTCGGAGAAGTAGAAAGAAACTATAATAGTAAAAAAAGTTCCGATGTTATGAAAGGCCCTAAAATCGTCCGTAGGATCACCGGAATTTTTGACCTGACCAATAACCTGATGCTATATTATAGAGAAGATTAATGTTCTTATACGAAAAGTTTTTAACCGTAGATTACGGTACTAATTCCGTTAAGGGTGCGCTGTTCCAAAGAGTGGCGGGTAATTTGACCCTACTTCGGGCGGAATCCATGCCTATTTCCAGAATGGAAGAAAAAGAGTACGAAACAAACGTACTTCGTTTTATTAATACATATTTTGCAGAAGAACATGCAATCGTACTTTCTCTTTCTCTAGACAAACTTTTTGTAAGAGAGATCTCCATTCCATTAACAACCGAAAAAGCCGTTCGAGAAGTTATCCCTTTCGAGATAGAAAGCAGAGTCCCTTTTCCGATGGAAACCGTAGAAGTATTAGGCTCGGTTTGGAGAATCGACCAGGAAAAGTCGGATGTAATTACTTATGCCGCTCATCATTCCGAATTTGATACATTAGCTTCTCCTTTTCTGGAATCAAGCTTAGTGTTCCGTGGGATCTTTGTGGATTCCGTATGTTTAGGTTCAGTTATCTCCAAACATTTACATAAAGAGATCCAATTCGCAAACGTTGCCCAGTTGGATATTGGCGGTAAAAAATCCATTTTGAATGTGACCAAGGACGGAAAGATCGCACATACTCGTTTTCTTTCCGTGGGCGGAGACACTCTTACCGAAGAAATTTCCAAAGCATTAAAGATCCCTAAGGATAAAGCTGAGTCCTTAAAAACCAGTATCCAATTCGAACCTTTCCATTCTCCGGAAGACGGTCTGAATTTATTTGCAAAAGAATACAAACTCAAAGTTGCAGATATCAAAAAAGCATTTGCGATCACTCAGGAATTTTTTACATCCCTAGGCGAAGAAGTCCGCAGGAGTTTCCTTTCTTTAGAAGAAACTGAAAGACCGGAAGCTGTTTATCTTTCTGGAGAGGGAAGTAAGGTCAGAGATCTGGAATCCTTTTTAGGAGAAAACCTGGGAATCCAAGCCAGAAGATACGATTTTTTAAGCGCCGACCCGGACAGATTTGCTACTTGTTATGGGATGGCGTATCATCTGATCCAATCCAAAAAATCTAAAATAGATTTTTTGGAAACTCCTTATGTCAAACGGCTTAACAAGAACTTATTCGATATCGCTATATTCAAACCTCATATTATCTTGAGTTCTGTTTCGTTCGTTCTTTTGATCGGAGTATTTTTCTTAGGAATTATTTCTGATAAAAGAAAACTAGCCGCTGCCAACAAGATCCTGGCTGAAAAAGTAAAATCCAGCACCGGTTCTAGTGTCCCTTCCAACAGGGATCCAATAGAGTTTGCAAAAAGTCTAAGGGACGGTGCTGAGAGAAAAACGGAACTATACAGAAAATACCTTTCTAAACCGAGCGTGTTGGATGTACTACATGAAATTTCCTTAAAGTTCCCCGATCCAGGAATGCAGCCTTTCTTGTTCCAAAGTATCACTTATGATAACGGTTCAGTATCCATCCAAGGTGCGGTAAACGAGATCTCAGAAATCGGAAAAGTACAGGATTCCCTGGCCCGTTCTCCCATGTTCAAAAACGTAAAATTAGATAGTAACCGTCCGAATTTCGGACTCAAAACATTTAAAGTCTCCTTTGTGATTAAAATGGAGGTGACCTCTAAAATCGAAGAGAACGATTAAGAGGGACCGTCTATGTGGCAAAAATTACAGCCTAGAGAAAAACTTTTATTAATCATAGCCGCTGGCTTGATCTTAGTCCTGCTGCTATTCTTGGTAGTTCGTAAAATTTACAGACTTAGAACGGATCTTTCCGAGACAGTCAATAATACTCCCGGACTCGCGGCCCAGTTGGACAAAACAATCTCTGACTATTTATTTTTCAGATCCCTGGAAAATGTGAACACAGGGGAGAATGACCAGAGTGCATTCGCAGCAAAGTTGGAAAGGATCTTTTCCGATAATGGCGTAAAGGATAGAATTTCCACGATGAGGCCTATCCCTGCAAAAGCGATCGACAAAGGGAAATACCAAGTAATCGTTTTTGAGGTGAATTTAAGAGGTGTGCCTCTGGAAAACGTTATGTCCGTATTGTATGATATAGATAAGGGCAATAAGGTAAATGCAAGGGTGGAATATTTCCAAACCAATAAACCTTACCAAGACAAAAATACCTACGACGTGAACATGAAAATCGCGGCCTATAGTGTCGCTCCTGGAAAATAAGATGGCTCGCGCAAAAAAGATAGAATTAGAAGAAGAGGACGAACTGATCTCCAACGAGGAAGAAGAATTCCTCACGATGGAGTTGGAGGAATTACCTCCTGATGGATTAGAGGAAGAAGATACTCCTAGATTTTCTTTCAAACAAAAACTAATCCTGGTTGGAAGCGGAGTCAGCTCCTTTCTTCTTTTTTTAATACTATTATTCCCTTACGAAAATATAGTCCGTCAATTCATGAATTCCTCTTCCGGACAACCAAGCAGTGTATTTTTTAACGAGTTATCAGTCTCCGTTCTACTCGGAAAAGTTTCCGTAAAATCTATGGAGATCATGGGCCAAACATTCAAGGTCAGATCCAAGGACGCTCAGATCAAAGCTGGACTTTTTTCCCTCTTGAGAAAGAAGGTGAACGGTGATTTCGAAATAGAAGAATTGGAACTAGACTATGACGGCCAAACTCTTGGAAACATAGGGGAATTAGAAGGTCACCTACAGTTGGACTCTTTGAGCGTCCCGGCTAGCAGATTCGGTGGAGCGTTTTCTCTTAAAATGCCGGAAGGAAAATTCGGATCCTTTCCCAATCTTCCTGAAATTCCTTTTGTAGGAAAAATAGAGAACTTTTTCGTAAATAAGATACTCATCACTTCTAAAATAGACCAAGGGATGGTGGAATTCGAAGAATTTATTATCGATACTTCCGTTGCAAGATTGGATCTACACGGAAACGTCAGACTTTCGGATTCTTTTTCCAATTCCCAATTAAATTTAAGAGCCTGCTTCGAGTTAGAAAGAAATTTTGCATCCGCCGCCGAAAACCAAATTATAGTAGGTGCGTTAGATCTTCTAGAAAAAAGCGGAAGTGGAAAATGTATCCCGATCACTGGGACTTTCCAAAGACCTGAATTCAAGATCCCTGGTCTGAACGCTCCTGCAGGTTTGCCGGGCGCAGGTCCTGTTCCTTAATCAATTTAACAAATTTTCAAACTTTCCCTAAACTTTAACAGGCCAGGGAGAATATTCACTTTTTCTAAAGGTATAAAAAAACCTCGAATCGCGCTAGCCGCCACCCGAGGTTTTTCTTTTTTACACTGGGCTCTTAGATCAAGAGCATCCAGTAGTTGCCCCGCAGGACATACATTTCAAACAAGAACCGTTTCTTACCATTTCGAAAGATCCGCATTCTGTACAGGAATCTCCAGTATATCCTTTGATCCTTGCAAGTTTGATCTCTTCCATCAAGGCAATCCCTGAAGTAGGTTTTTCCGTCCTCATCATCTGAGAGTAGGAAA harbors:
- a CDS encoding prepilin-type cleavage/methylation domain-containing protein, which translates into the protein MARVSFKRQNPLKKRQGFTILEMTLAFALAAGWLLYVLMVVSEGIRLKKVAALQIEATHLAKIKMAQIDSATILQADTSSGDIPGYKDWKFTTIIKEENLDLLKMAGKESGKKPEDLLGGTNSSMNQLIAKRTGNNQGSATGGLIAVFHIYVTIEYPTGGRDNQGIPVKEQYTIETYKARMN
- a CDS encoding type II secretion system protein; this encodes MGPSSLHSVFLKLLRKRRRSGFTLIELTIVAALLGVLLGMVFGTYATILKVTRPTSGSEGVDREKAISVIENIRSTLTMTFYFQTEKNLVFVSRKGRKSEDGPRHPGESTKDHFIVFAAVHPNSEEVALPEVREVEYYLKQKDGTDYYKLMRREDEIVDKYPFVGGQEYELLDNVKSLSFKFSKTGKEWEEEWDSFQRKSIPRLIRIEIIANMGNKERRFETLAFPGMLMK
- a CDS encoding general secretion pathway protein GspK: MNSGLGLKGRRFSRRRGAIVLLLVGGIGVAALTTTLDFAERSMAEYKISQGEMSGFKASLLAKAGFQGALAALRKIPEEQLYQSGIGLNPPPVPMGGGWIYYKIQGEDGKINLNSIFNADTKELNLRNQEMAQRLLERLGMKRDLFNPVIDWLDDDSQGNFEISYYEKLTPPRKIKNAYMYSLSELTSVKGFDPKIVYGSQKPPDYEQKYSKDFMSDEEKSLIGESDFVLANNLTAFVPFQRNYDDRINLNAAPYFVLMSLSDFMNRQSVLQIMKMKIKKGGYLKEIKDLETIPEFQVPSVGGLSLYKELAGEGTDVSGGRIKTKGEIFRISAVGEVERNYNSKKSSDVMKGPKIVRRITGIFDLTNNLMLYYRED
- the pilM gene encoding pilus assembly protein PilM: MFLYEKFLTVDYGTNSVKGALFQRVAGNLTLLRAESMPISRMEEKEYETNVLRFINTYFAEEHAIVLSLSLDKLFVREISIPLTTEKAVREVIPFEIESRVPFPMETVEVLGSVWRIDQEKSDVITYAAHHSEFDTLASPFLESSLVFRGIFVDSVCLGSVISKHLHKEIQFANVAQLDIGGKKSILNVTKDGKIAHTRFLSVGGDTLTEEISKALKIPKDKAESLKTSIQFEPFHSPEDGLNLFAKEYKLKVADIKKAFAITQEFFTSLGEEVRRSFLSLEETERPEAVYLSGEGSKVRDLESFLGENLGIQARRYDFLSADPDRFATCYGMAYHLIQSKKSKIDFLETPYVKRLNKNLFDIAIFKPHIILSSVSFVLLIGVFFLGIISDKRKLAAANKILAEKVKSSTGSSVPSNRDPIEFAKSLRDGAERKTELYRKYLSKPSVLDVLHEISLKFPDPGMQPFLFQSITYDNGSVSIQGAVNEISEIGKVQDSLARSPMFKNVKLDSNRPNFGLKTFKVSFVIKMEVTSKIEEND
- the gspN gene encoding type II secretion system protein GspN, with product MARAKKIELEEEDELISNEEEEFLTMELEELPPDGLEEEDTPRFSFKQKLILVGSGVSSFLLFLILLFPYENIVRQFMNSSSGQPSSVFFNELSVSVLLGKVSVKSMEIMGQTFKVRSKDAQIKAGLFSLLRKKVNGDFEIEELELDYDGQTLGNIGELEGHLQLDSLSVPASRFGGAFSLKMPEGKFGSFPNLPEIPFVGKIENFFVNKILITSKIDQGMVEFEEFIIDTSVARLDLHGNVRLSDSFSNSQLNLRACFELERNFASAAENQIIVGALDLLEKSGSGKCIPITGTFQRPEFKIPGLNAPAGLPGAGPVP